A part of Gammaproteobacteria bacterium genomic DNA contains:
- the dcd gene encoding dCTP deaminase — MRLCDRDIIKAFDDKSIKVEPRPDRDSISGVSVDLRLGNRFRVFSSHARSFIDLSGSREDVNKAIQQVMSDELLIEGDDAFFLHPGELALGMTYESITLPDDIVGWLDGRSSLARLGLMVHVTAHRIDPGWSGNVVLEFFNSGKLPLALRPGMSIGAISFETMSGAADRPYRKRKDAKYRDQSGPEASRISQDK; from the coding sequence ATGAGACTTTGTGACCGGGATATTATCAAGGCGTTTGATGATAAAAGCATCAAAGTTGAACCGCGTCCTGATAGAGATAGTATCAGTGGTGTGAGTGTTGATCTGCGTCTGGGTAATCGTTTTCGTGTCTTTAGTTCTCATGCGCGCTCATTTATTGATCTGAGTGGCTCGCGTGAGGATGTGAATAAGGCCATTCAGCAGGTGATGAGTGACGAGTTACTGATCGAAGGGGATGATGCCTTTTTTCTCCATCCAGGAGAATTGGCATTGGGTATGACCTATGAGTCGATCACCTTGCCCGATGATATTGTTGGTTGGCTGGATGGTCGTTCATCTCTGGCGCGTCTGGGGTTGATGGTTCATGTAACGGCACATCGTATTGATCCAGGCTGGAGTGGTAATGTGGTACTGGAGTTTTTTAACTCGGGTAAGTTACCACTGGCATTGCGTCCGGGTATGTCGATTGGTGCTATCAGCTTTGAGACCATGAGTGGGGCTGCTGATCGTCCTTACCGCAAGCGTAAGGATGCCAAGTATCGTGATCAAAGTGGTCCAGAGGCAAGCAGGATCAGTCAGGATAAATAA
- the apbC gene encoding iron-sulfur cluster carrier protein ApbC: MSEITQAAIEAAIQNYVDPYLEKDLVTTKCIKDIAIDGGKVSIKVVLGFPAEGHKAALADKVTEQVKTVAGVTDVAVDVSWKIVAHEIQKGVEPIKGIKNIVAVASGKGGVGKSTTAVNLALALSAEGASVGILDADIYGPSQPRMLGVSGQPESTDGQKLEPMISYHLQAMSIGFLIDDETPMIWRGPMVTQALQQLLNDTNWKDLDYLIVDLPPGTGDTQLTLAQQVPVSGAIVVTTPQDIALLDARKGLKMFQKVEVPVLGIVENMSIHICSKCNNEEYIFGSGGGQSMADQYDVDFLGALPLDIKIRQSTDDGKPTVVSDPDSRVAEIYREIARRTAAKLSLQAKNYAAKFPKIVIDNN; encoded by the coding sequence ATGTCCGAAATTACTCAGGCTGCTATTGAAGCGGCTATCCAGAACTATGTCGATCCTTATCTGGAAAAAGATCTGGTGACCACCAAATGTATCAAGGATATCGCTATTGATGGCGGTAAGGTTAGTATTAAAGTTGTTCTGGGCTTTCCGGCTGAGGGGCATAAGGCAGCGTTGGCTGACAAGGTTACTGAACAGGTTAAAACGGTTGCTGGTGTAACTGATGTGGCAGTGGATGTGTCCTGGAAAATTGTTGCGCATGAGATTCAGAAAGGTGTGGAACCCATTAAGGGCATCAAAAATATTGTTGCTGTTGCCTCGGGTAAGGGCGGCGTGGGTAAATCAACAACGGCGGTTAATCTAGCGTTGGCGCTGTCTGCTGAAGGTGCCAGTGTGGGTATCCTGGATGCTGATATTTATGGTCCCAGTCAACCGCGTATGCTGGGTGTGTCGGGTCAGCCGGAGTCTACCGATGGTCAGAAGCTGGAGCCTATGATTAGTTATCATCTGCAGGCAATGTCGATTGGTTTTCTGATTGATGATGAGACGCCGATGATCTGGCGTGGTCCGATGGTGACACAGGCCTTGCAGCAGTTGTTGAATGATACCAACTGGAAGGATCTGGATTACCTGATTGTGGATCTTCCACCGGGTACCGGTGATACCCAGTTGACGCTAGCGCAGCAGGTGCCGGTCAGTGGTGCGATTGTAGTGACAACCCCGCAGGATATTGCCTTGCTGGATGCGCGTAAGGGTCTCAAGATGTTCCAGAAGGTTGAAGTTCCGGTATTGGGTATTGTTGAGAACATGAGTATTCATATCTGTAGCAAGTGTAATAACGAAGAATATATCTTTGGTAGTGGCGGCGGTCAGTCGATGGCGGATCAGTATGATGTTGATTTTCTGGGTGCGTTGCCACTGGATATCAAAATTCGTCAGTCGACAGATGATGGTAAGCCTACCGTGGTTTCTGATCCTGATAGTCGTGTGGCAGAGATCTATCGTGAGATTGCGCGTCGTACGGCTGCCAAGTTATCCTTGCAGGCTAAGAACTATGCAGCGAAGTTCCCCAAGATTGTGATTGATAATAATTAA
- the rsxA gene encoding electron transport complex subunit RsxA: protein MTEYALILISTVLVNNFVLVKFLGLCPFMGVSRKLETATGMGLATTFVLTLSSICSYLANEYLLIPLGLEYLRTITFILVIAVVVQFTEMVVHKTSPLLYQVLGIFLPLITTNCAVLGVALLNVQEQHGFLSSAVYGFGAAVGFSLVLILFAAMRERISVADVPVAFKGAPIALMTAGLMSLAFMGFTGLVKG from the coding sequence ATGACAGAATACGCACTCATTCTGATAAGTACGGTACTGGTCAATAATTTTGTCCTGGTCAAGTTCCTTGGGCTATGCCCGTTTATGGGTGTCTCACGTAAACTGGAAACCGCCACTGGCATGGGGCTGGCAACCACCTTTGTCCTTACCCTATCCTCTATTTGCAGCTATCTTGCCAATGAATATCTACTTATCCCGTTAGGACTGGAATATCTACGCACCATCACCTTTATCCTGGTCATTGCGGTTGTTGTGCAATTTACCGAAATGGTGGTACACAAAACCAGCCCGCTGCTGTATCAGGTATTGGGTATATTTCTACCCCTGATCACCACTAACTGCGCCGTACTGGGTGTTGCCTTACTCAATGTACAGGAACAACATGGCTTTCTTTCATCGGCGGTCTATGGCTTTGGTGCCGCCGTTGGTTTTTCTCTGGTATTGATATTATTTGCCGCCATGCGTGAACGCATCTCGGTTGCCGATGTTCCTGTTGCATTCAAGGGTGCCCCCATCGCTTTAATGACAGCAGGGCTCATGTCACTGGCCTTCATGGGCTTCACTGGTCTGGTTAAGGGATAA
- the rsxD gene encoding electron transport complex subunit RsxD, with protein sequence MNFITPSSPHSRGPTQVPELMRQVVYALIPGIACAFWLFGWGVLVNLFLTTLTAVVSELLILRMRARPGLPAISDGSAIITALLLGLALPTLAPWWIAVIGTAFAIIIAKQLYGGLGFNPFNPAMVGYVVLIISFPREMTTWAIPSMLTETTISLGQTLNIMFLDQIPKAIDSISMATPLDTIKTQLSLSHTISEIKIDPRFSDYGGTGWEQLNFFFLLGGIWLLKRRVISWEIPVSMLFALFFMALIFFSVDQDGYVSPIFHLMSGGSMLGAFFIATDPVTASTTRKGRLIYGAGIGVITYIIRTWGGYPDGIAFAVLLMNMAVPSIDYYTQPRVFGHKKP encoded by the coding sequence ATGAATTTTATAACACCCAGCTCCCCTCATAGTCGTGGACCGACTCAGGTTCCTGAACTCATGCGTCAGGTGGTCTACGCCCTGATTCCTGGCATTGCCTGCGCCTTCTGGCTATTTGGCTGGGGTGTACTCGTCAATTTATTCCTGACCACCCTCACAGCAGTGGTCTCGGAACTACTTATCTTGCGTATGCGTGCGCGTCCAGGTCTGCCTGCGATCAGTGATGGTAGCGCCATCATTACCGCACTGTTACTCGGACTAGCTCTGCCTACACTGGCACCCTGGTGGATCGCTGTTATTGGCACCGCCTTTGCCATCATTATTGCCAAACAACTCTATGGCGGTCTGGGTTTTAACCCCTTCAATCCAGCGATGGTGGGCTATGTAGTGTTAATCATTTCTTTTCCCCGAGAGATGACTACTTGGGCGATACCGAGCATGCTCACAGAGACCACAATCAGTTTAGGACAGACGCTAAACATCATGTTCCTTGACCAGATCCCCAAGGCCATCGACAGCATCAGTATGGCAACACCGCTGGACACCATAAAGACTCAACTAAGCCTGAGCCACACCATCTCCGAGATCAAAATAGATCCGCGCTTTAGTGATTACGGTGGCACCGGCTGGGAACAACTGAATTTTTTCTTTCTGCTAGGTGGAATCTGGTTACTGAAACGACGCGTAATAAGCTGGGAGATTCCTGTTTCAATGCTGTTTGCACTATTCTTTATGGCCTTGATATTTTTCTCCGTCGACCAGGACGGTTATGTCTCCCCCATCTTTCACCTGATGAGTGGTGGTAGCATGCTGGGTGCCTTTTTCATTGCTACCGACCCGGTAACCGCCAGCACCACCCGCAAGGGTCGGCTGATTTATGGTGCGGGCATTGGTGTCATCACCTATATCATTCGCACCTGGGGAGGTTATCCTGATGGTATTGCATTCGCTGTCTTGCTAATGAATATGGCCGTTCCAAGCATCGATTATTACACCCAACCCAGGGTCTTTGGACATAAAAAACCATGA
- the rsxB gene encoding electron transport complex subunit RsxB, with product MLTAIITISALAALFGLILGYSAIRFKVESDPVVDQIDALLPQTQCGQCGFAGCRPYSTAIANGEADINQCPPGGEVTIQALADLLGRDAKPLNPENGAHQIKTVAVIDEQVCIGCTLCIQACPVDAIVGAAKQMHTVIIDECTGCELCIPPCPVDCIVMIEQEQNIDNWKWPLPGKQINVSHIHEANS from the coding sequence ATGCTGACAGCAATTATCACAATCAGCGCACTGGCCGCACTGTTCGGTTTGATACTGGGCTACTCAGCGATACGCTTCAAGGTAGAAAGCGACCCTGTCGTCGATCAGATTGATGCCTTATTGCCACAGACTCAATGCGGTCAATGTGGATTTGCCGGATGCCGTCCCTATAGCACAGCCATCGCCAACGGTGAGGCCGATATCAACCAGTGCCCCCCCGGCGGGGAGGTCACTATACAGGCTCTCGCGGATCTACTTGGCCGTGATGCAAAACCCCTCAACCCCGAAAATGGTGCACACCAGATCAAGACTGTCGCAGTCATTGATGAGCAGGTCTGCATTGGTTGCACGCTATGTATACAGGCCTGTCCAGTGGATGCGATTGTCGGTGCAGCCAAACAGATGCACACTGTCATCATTGATGAATGTACCGGCTGTGAACTGTGCATACCACCCTGCCCGGTCGATTGTATCGTCATGATAGAACAGGAACAAAACATCGATAACTGGAAATGGCCGTTACCCGGAAAACAGATCAACGTCAGTCATATTCATGAGGCCAATTCATGA
- a CDS encoding methionine--tRNA ligase: MNKDPRTLLVTSALPYANGPIHLGHLVEYLQTDIWVRFQKMRGHQCHYVCADDAHGTPIMLRARREGISPDELIAKSSIEHQQDFAAFGIEFDHYHSTHSPENQELANTIYQRNHDAGHINTRTITQAYDEQENIFLPDRFIKGECPKCGAKDQYGDNCEVCGATYSPTELKNAVSAISGTTPVERDSLHYFFKLADFEPMLRQWTSAGHLQDEVSNKLAEWFEDGLREWDISRDAPYFGFKIPGTEDKFFYVWMDAPVGYMASFKALCDKQGLDFDQFWGKDSQVELYHFIGKDIIYFHSLFWPAMLSGAGFRTPTAIFAHGFLTVNGKKMSKSRGTFIKASTYIKHLNPEYLRYYFSAKLNNGIEDIDLNLEDFTQRVNSDLVGKVVNIASRCAGFIKKRFNGKLSPDCSEPALYEEFVQARESIAERYEQREYSRAMREIMALADRANQYIDDKKPWVLAKEEGKDDEVQAVCSMGINLFRILMSYLKPVLPMMATKAETFLNIQPMEWEQITDPLLAHSINKFKPLMTRIDTESINAMLEESTEDQEKETAAL, translated from the coding sequence ATGAACAAAGATCCTCGCACCCTGCTCGTTACCAGCGCCCTTCCTTATGCTAATGGCCCTATACATCTGGGACATCTGGTTGAATATCTTCAAACCGATATCTGGGTTCGTTTCCAGAAAATGCGTGGGCACCAATGTCATTATGTCTGCGCCGATGATGCCCACGGCACCCCGATTATGCTCAGGGCACGCCGCGAGGGTATCAGCCCCGATGAACTGATTGCCAAATCATCTATCGAACACCAGCAGGATTTTGCTGCTTTTGGCATCGAGTTTGATCACTATCATTCAACCCATTCCCCCGAGAATCAGGAACTCGCCAACACCATCTACCAACGTAATCATGATGCCGGGCACATTAATACCCGCACCATCACCCAAGCCTATGATGAGCAGGAAAACATCTTCCTGCCGGATCGTTTCATCAAAGGGGAATGCCCCAAGTGTGGTGCCAAAGACCAATACGGTGATAACTGCGAGGTCTGTGGTGCCACCTACTCACCTACCGAACTAAAAAATGCCGTATCGGCGATTTCGGGAACCACTCCGGTCGAACGGGATTCCCTGCACTACTTCTTCAAACTGGCTGACTTTGAACCGATGCTACGACAGTGGACTTCTGCCGGTCACTTACAGGATGAGGTGAGTAACAAGCTGGCAGAATGGTTTGAGGATGGGCTACGTGAATGGGACATCTCGCGTGATGCCCCCTATTTTGGATTTAAGATCCCGGGCACAGAGGATAAGTTTTTCTATGTATGGATGGATGCCCCAGTCGGTTATATGGCAAGCTTCAAGGCACTGTGTGATAAACAAGGTCTGGACTTCGATCAATTCTGGGGCAAGGACAGCCAAGTCGAACTCTATCATTTTATTGGCAAGGACATTATCTATTTCCATTCCCTGTTCTGGCCCGCCATGCTATCCGGTGCAGGCTTCCGTACCCCGACAGCCATCTTTGCCCACGGCTTTTTAACCGTCAATGGTAAAAAAATGTCCAAGTCACGCGGCACCTTTATCAAGGCAAGCACCTACATCAAGCATCTTAACCCCGAATATCTGCGCTATTATTTCAGTGCAAAACTCAATAATGGGATTGAAGACATTGATCTTAACCTGGAAGATTTTACGCAACGGGTCAATAGCGATTTAGTGGGCAAGGTGGTTAATATCGCTAGTCGTTGTGCAGGTTTTATCAAGAAACGCTTTAATGGAAAATTATCGCCTGATTGTTCTGAACCCGCACTCTATGAAGAATTCGTTCAGGCACGCGAGAGCATTGCAGAACGCTATGAACAACGTGAATACAGTCGCGCCATGCGCGAGATCATGGCTCTGGCGGATCGTGCCAATCAATATATTGATGATAAGAAACCCTGGGTGCTGGCAAAAGAAGAAGGCAAGGATGATGAGGTACAGGCTGTTTGTAGCATGGGCATCAATCTGTTCCGTATATTAATGAGCTATCTCAAACCGGTTCTGCCCATGATGGCAACAAAGGCTGAGACCTTCCTTAATATTCAGCCCATGGAGTGGGAGCAAATCACAGACCCATTGCTGGCACACAGCATCAACAAGTTCAAACCACTCATGACACGTATTGATACAGAGTCTATTAATGCCATGCTTGAGGAATCAACAGAAGATCAGGAGAAAGAGACGGCTGCCCTATGA
- the rsxC gene encoding electron transport complex subunit RsxC, with product MNNTPRKLWDFQGGLHLPGHKESSNQQAITQVSLPDKLILPLQQHIGQPAEPLVKVGDKVLKGEVIAQVHGFVSAPLAASSSGTVIAIEEHPIAHPSGMSAPCIIIETDGADRWRWRRERIIDYTQLDSGELRNHIRKMGVVGLGGAGFPTFIKMNPRSGNIHTLIINGIECEPFITCDDRLMRERSDEIITGITILRHALHPEKVIIGIEDNKTEAWQAIRDELEKQNITDIELIKIPTVYPAGGERQLIYILTGKEVPSQGLPVDIGVICHNVGTVAAIARAIIESEPLLSRIITVTGSGVQQPGNIEVLIGTPIQHLIEQCGGYSSEPNRLIIGGPMMGFAINTDQVPITKTSNCILVANEKDLPQKGAITECIRCGECAVCCPAGLLPQQLYWHVNARDFDKAQDYKLFDCIECGCCAYVCPSNIPLVQYYRYAKNEIWYQEQEYQKASNARNRFEFRAARLLRDKEERAAKLRKKKAAIKKDGDSNNKKDAIQAALERVKAKKEASNIKLDNIDNLSANQQKMIDAVDQRRQQKANEQQQTDLRTR from the coding sequence ATGAATAACACCCCGCGTAAACTATGGGATTTTCAAGGCGGTCTACACTTACCCGGCCATAAAGAATCATCCAATCAACAAGCCATTACCCAGGTAAGTCTGCCGGACAAATTAATCCTGCCGCTACAGCAACATATTGGTCAACCCGCCGAACCACTAGTTAAGGTTGGCGACAAGGTATTAAAAGGCGAAGTCATCGCACAGGTACATGGCTTCGTCAGCGCCCCCCTGGCAGCCTCTAGCTCAGGCACCGTCATCGCCATTGAAGAACACCCCATTGCCCACCCTTCAGGGATGTCAGCACCGTGTATCATCATAGAAACCGATGGTGCGGATCGCTGGCGTTGGCGGCGTGAACGCATCATTGATTACACCCAGCTAGATTCAGGTGAATTAAGAAATCATATTCGCAAGATGGGGGTAGTCGGATTAGGTGGCGCAGGATTCCCCACCTTTATCAAGATGAACCCGCGTTCTGGCAACATTCACACCCTGATTATTAATGGTATTGAATGTGAGCCCTTTATCACCTGTGATGATCGTTTAATGCGTGAACGCAGTGATGAGATTATCACCGGCATCACTATCCTGCGTCATGCCTTACATCCTGAAAAGGTTATCATTGGCATTGAAGACAACAAGACCGAGGCCTGGCAAGCCATACGTGATGAGCTGGAAAAACAAAACATTACAGATATTGAACTAATAAAGATCCCAACGGTTTACCCTGCCGGTGGAGAACGCCAACTTATCTACATCCTGACCGGAAAAGAAGTACCCAGTCAGGGACTGCCTGTCGATATCGGTGTCATCTGCCACAACGTAGGTACTGTTGCAGCCATTGCACGCGCTATCATTGAAAGTGAACCTCTGTTATCACGCATCATCACAGTAACGGGTAGCGGTGTACAACAGCCCGGTAATATTGAGGTACTGATCGGCACCCCGATACAGCATCTGATTGAACAATGTGGCGGATACAGCTCTGAGCCAAACCGGCTCATTATCGGCGGCCCCATGATGGGTTTTGCCATTAACACGGATCAGGTTCCCATAACCAAGACCAGCAATTGCATCCTCGTTGCCAACGAAAAAGATCTACCTCAAAAGGGAGCAATAACAGAGTGTATCCGTTGTGGAGAATGTGCTGTCTGTTGTCCTGCCGGACTCCTGCCACAACAATTATACTGGCATGTTAATGCACGCGACTTTGATAAGGCGCAGGATTACAAGCTCTTCGATTGTATCGAATGCGGCTGTTGCGCCTATGTATGTCCATCTAACATCCCTCTGGTGCAATATTATCGTTATGCTAAAAACGAGATATGGTACCAGGAACAGGAATATCAGAAAGCCAGCAATGCAAGAAATCGCTTTGAATTTCGCGCCGCCCGATTACTCAGAGACAAGGAAGAACGCGCAGCAAAACTACGCAAGAAAAAAGCAGCCATTAAAAAGGACGGTGACTCGAATAACAAAAAAGATGCGATACAAGCAGCACTGGAACGGGTAAAGGCTAAAAAAGAGGCCAGTAACATCAAACTAGATAATATTGATAACCTCTCTGCAAACCAGCAAAAGATGATTGATGCCGTTGACCAGCGCCGTCAACAAAAAGCCAACGAACAACAACAAACTGATTTAAGGACGAGATGA
- the rsxG gene encoding electron transport complex subunit RsxG, producing the protein MMYRKIIVTAILLFVFALIGTTLVSFTFEQTDEQIQANERATLLRNLHKIIPPQIHDNDLFKDSTTAHNPTLLGDKKPIQIYRARKQGKPVAAILSSVAPDGYNGNIRLLVGIYYNGEIAGVRIINHRETPGLGDQIEEEKSDWVFSFNTRSIQNLKSSQWHVKKDGGIFDQFTGATITPRAIVKAVHKTLIYYQHHREQIFKTKPSDSLKDHQHD; encoded by the coding sequence ATGATGTATCGAAAAATCATCGTTACCGCCATTCTGCTCTTCGTCTTTGCGCTCATTGGTACGACATTGGTCTCCTTTACCTTTGAACAAACTGATGAGCAAATTCAGGCCAATGAACGTGCAACCCTGTTACGCAATCTACATAAAATCATCCCGCCACAGATACACGATAACGATCTATTCAAAGATAGTACGACCGCCCACAACCCAACCCTGTTAGGTGACAAAAAACCCATACAGATCTATCGCGCACGCAAGCAGGGGAAACCTGTTGCAGCCATCCTGTCATCGGTTGCCCCGGATGGCTACAATGGCAATATTCGCTTACTCGTTGGCATCTACTATAACGGTGAGATTGCCGGGGTCCGCATCATTAATCATCGTGAAACCCCTGGCCTGGGCGATCAAATCGAAGAAGAAAAATCAGATTGGGTATTCTCATTCAACACCCGATCCATACAAAACTTGAAATCATCTCAATGGCATGTCAAAAAGGATGGCGGTATATTCGATCAATTTACCGGCGCAACGATAACACCAAGAGCCATTGTAAAAGCCGTACATAAGACACTAATCTATTATCAACACCATCGTGAACAGATCTTTAAAACCAAGCCATCAGATAGTCTAAAGGATCATCAACATGACTAA
- the nth gene encoding endonuclease III yields MNPQKRQQIFARLRQQNPAPRTELNYSNSFQLLIAVILSAQATDVGVNKATKALFNIVRQPQDMLDLGEIALKQYIRTIGLFNTKAKNIIKTCHILVEQYASEIPQQREALEALAGVGRKTANVVLNTAFGQPTIAVDTHIFRVSNRIGLAKGKTPLAVEKGLLRFIPDEFKQDAHHWLILHGRYTCIARKPLCKDCIIQDLCEYRGKIL; encoded by the coding sequence ATGAATCCACAAAAACGCCAGCAGATCTTTGCCCGGCTACGCCAGCAAAATCCGGCACCGCGAACAGAACTCAACTACAGCAATTCCTTCCAGTTACTGATCGCCGTTATTCTGTCGGCTCAGGCAACCGATGTGGGTGTCAACAAGGCAACAAAGGCCTTATTCAACATCGTTAGGCAACCACAGGATATGCTTGATCTGGGTGAGATAGCGTTAAAACAATATATACGCACCATCGGTCTATTCAATACCAAGGCCAAAAACATTATCAAGACCTGCCACATACTGGTCGAACAATATGCCAGTGAGATCCCACAACAGAGAGAAGCACTGGAGGCATTGGCAGGCGTCGGCAGAAAAACAGCGAATGTCGTACTCAATACGGCATTTGGTCAGCCCACAATCGCCGTTGACACCCATATCTTCCGTGTATCCAATCGCATTGGCCTGGCCAAAGGCAAGACCCCGCTTGCCGTTGAAAAGGGCTTATTGAGATTCATCCCGGATGAATTCAAGCAGGACGCCCATCACTGGCTCATCCTGCATGGACGTTATACCTGTATCGCACGTAAGCCCTTGTGTAAGGATTGCATTATTCAGGATCTTTGCGAATACCGGGGGAAAATACTTTAA
- a CDS encoding electron transport complex subunit E produces the protein MTNSSYTEIGKNGLWSNNVALVQLLGLCPLLAVTNTVVNGLGLGIATTITLLISNTCISMIRKMVRPEVRIPVFVLVIASAVTIIELSMNAWLHDLYRVLGIFIPLIVTNCAIIGRAEAFASKQIVRLAAWDGLMMGLGFTIILCLLGGLREALGQGTLFSHAELMFGAAAKDWVIILIDDYRGFLLAMLPPGAFIGLSLIIAVKNRINAQQEKQRTAVIVQAHTESIS, from the coding sequence ATGACTAACTCGAGCTATACAGAAATAGGTAAAAATGGACTGTGGAGCAATAATGTTGCGCTGGTACAACTACTAGGACTATGTCCCCTGCTTGCCGTGACTAACACCGTTGTCAACGGACTGGGGCTGGGAATAGCCACCACCATAACTCTGCTAATATCCAATACCTGCATCTCCATGATTCGTAAAATGGTACGCCCCGAGGTTCGCATCCCGGTCTTTGTACTGGTTATTGCCTCTGCGGTCACTATCATCGAACTCAGTATGAATGCCTGGCTACATGACCTCTACCGGGTATTGGGTATATTCATCCCACTAATCGTAACCAACTGCGCCATTATTGGTCGGGCCGAGGCATTTGCCTCCAAACAGATCGTACGTCTGGCAGCATGGGATGGCCTGATGATGGGGCTTGGCTTTACCATCATATTGTGCCTGTTAGGTGGGTTACGCGAGGCGTTGGGACAAGGCACCCTGTTTAGCCATGCCGAACTAATGTTTGGTGCCGCAGCAAAAGACTGGGTCATTATTCTCATTGATGACTACCGCGGCTTCCTGTTAGCCATGTTACCACCCGGTGCTTTTATTGGTCTCAGTCTGATTATTGCCGTCAAAAATCGCATCAACGCTCAACAGGAAAAGCAACGTACAGCGGTCATTGTACAAGCCCATACTGAATCAATTTCATGA
- a CDS encoding nucleotidyl transferase AbiEii/AbiGii toxin family protein: protein MIDLIQKRLAAYKVAGPVEEENALKEIIQEIMLFSLWQANFFEVAAFQGGTSLRVLHGLPRFSEDMDFILLEPDVAFSWQPYLEILIETCKEFGIKPEALDKARMDQRIKKALIKDTSISNQLNLSFMNDLNGRKLKVKLEIDCNPPEGSDFEYSYLDFPVDFEVCHQDMSSNLALKIHALLCRPYLKGRDWYDFSWYIAQGVTPNLLLLQNALIQYGPWKDQGLNIDQDWLENALGEKINSIDWKAAADDVERFMKPVERKSLSLWSERFFMGKLQKLYKKSLLSR, encoded by the coding sequence GTGATCGATTTAATTCAGAAACGTTTAGCAGCATATAAAGTAGCAGGGCCGGTTGAAGAGGAAAATGCGCTCAAGGAAATTATTCAGGAAATCATGTTGTTTTCTTTATGGCAGGCAAATTTTTTTGAAGTTGCAGCATTTCAGGGTGGTACCAGTTTACGGGTTTTGCATGGTTTGCCGCGTTTTTCAGAGGATATGGATTTTATTTTATTAGAGCCTGATGTTGCATTTTCGTGGCAACCTTATTTAGAAATCTTGATTGAGACGTGTAAAGAATTTGGGATTAAACCTGAGGCACTAGACAAAGCACGCATGGATCAACGAATTAAAAAGGCATTGATTAAAGACACATCAATTTCGAATCAGTTAAATCTGAGCTTTATGAATGATCTTAATGGGCGTAAGTTAAAGGTTAAATTAGAGATCGATTGTAACCCGCCTGAGGGATCTGATTTTGAATATTCCTATCTTGATTTTCCGGTGGATTTTGAGGTATGTCACCAGGACATGAGTAGTAATCTTGCATTGAAAATTCATGCGCTATTGTGTCGACCTTATCTTAAGGGTAGAGATTGGTATGATTTTTCCTGGTACATTGCTCAGGGTGTTACGCCCAATCTATTATTACTACAAAATGCGCTGATTCAATACGGGCCATGGAAAGATCAGGGGCTTAATATTGATCAGGATTGGCTTGAGAATGCCTTGGGTGAAAAAATTAATTCAATTGACTGGAAAGCAGCGGCTGATGATGTTGAAAGGTTTATGAAGCCAGTAGAGCGGAAAAGTTTATCTCTATGGAGTGAGCGGTTTTTTATGGGTAAACTCCAGAAGTTGTATAAAAAATCATTGCTGTCCCGTTAA